The genomic DNA TATTCTTCAGCACCGCTAATCTCTCTCAGTTAAAACACCCTgaaccatgacacacacacacacacacacacacacacacacacacacacacacatgcactcacacttacatgcatgcacacacacatacacatacacaccacacacagatgcatagactaacacatacaccatacacacacacacacacacacacaacacacacgttgGCCTCGCTCTCTTACAACTCCACCACTCCCTACGCCTCTTTTCCCGACACCTCTcatttctctcatttctctcatttctctctgtttcttccacttctctctcttgttcacaCCTTCTTCTCCTAATAGGAGGGATTTGCTTTATCCCTTGTTTCACATTCACAGCTTTGCACTTTCTCCTGAACTCacctttcactttctctcttttctctcttcatcctttcttctcttttttgtgCCCTattctctccccctcacacatcccattgctctctctttttctctctctctctctctctttcgctctctctctctctctctctctctctctctctctctctcactttctctctctctcccccacattGTACTCTTTCCATTATGCTCTCTCatttactttctctttctccatagcacactctctccattgctctctccctctctctctccctctctttctctctctctttctccctagcacactctctattgctctctctctccctctccccttctctctctctctctctctctccccctctctcttttcctcactctctctccctcactctctccctctctctctctccctctctctctctgggtgggGGTTTTAAGCTGCAGTATTAGGAAGGGTCTGCTGCTGTTGAATAGGCTGCGGCCCCTGCACTGGGCCGAGTGGTAATCCGCCACTCGGACGGACGGCACGATTAGCCGGCCCCGCGGCATTCCGATCCGTCCAACCGGAACGCCGGACCTCAGCGGCCCCTGAGCCGACTTTAGCCCTTCATCAAAGATCCCGCATGGAAAACactcccagcacacacacagggggtggCTAATGAGCGACGGTCAGGCAGCTCtggcatgcacacgcacaaacacacacacacacacacacacacacacacaccatcaggcATCAGTCATGCACATATTGTTTCAGAAATACACACGTACCTCTGACACACATAATTgtccagacacagacacacagagacacaggcagACGCCCACCACTTATGTTAACTGTTACAGGCCACCATTATGCAGACAGGGTCAGGATCGGTTGTGCACCGGGGGCACGTTGTCTGGCTTTAGGGGTGAAAGTGGCCTTCTGTGCAGCTGGGGATCAGTTTTCCCCCTAGGCAATCCATCAGTGTGCATTAGGGGActggaacatacacacacacacacacacacacacacacacacacacacacacactggaaccgGACTGGCCTCAGATCAGATGATCGAAGCAGTCTCTGTGCTAATGACTCTTTAAAGGGCAGCGAGGATGGAACCAGAACGCCTAGCTCAGGTGAaagcttttctgtgtgtttgtgagtgtgatttATCTTTGCTGACTCACTGGATTTTCattttgacctctgaccccaagCATGCCCCCCTCTATAGCATTCCAGAGAACGATAAAGAAgaggatgaagtgtgtgtgtgtgtgtgtgtgtgtgtgtgtgtgtgtgtgtgtgtgtctgggggttgGGTGCAGAGAAAGAATTCAGGGTTTTAGGATACAAAATATAAGGGAATGTGACAACGCCAAGAGACACTGAGGGTGCAGTGCTTCAAAATCACAATGCTCTTTTACACAGATAAAAactccacccctcacacacacacacacacacacacagagagagagatgcagacaaCATTCCATGACTGCCTATGCGGAATGTGATGATGGCAGATGCAATGGACcgtacacactcacttacacacacacacacacacacacacacacacacacacataaacacactctacATATCTTTCAGAGCTGCACAAATCACCCCTAACTGTAGGTGCTGAATACCCctctgtgatgtttttttttctctctctctctctctctctctctcgctctctctctctctctctctctctctccctctccctttctccctctctctctcctcattcttccctctctccacctctcccacTGAAACTGAATTtatggagaggggagaggagcagaCGAGTAGTCGGGAGCTGTCGCACCACACTAATCACACAGAGACGACACTCAGTCCAGAGACAGAACAGCAAGTTCAGCTCGCCAGGGGCAGAGAGGAGCGCTTCACTCCAGCGGAGGAGCCTTTGAGGCACAGTGAAAAACATTCTCCATTATCCCAgcagtagaagaagaagaaagaggaagagacggAGGATgggtgtgggagggagagagggagggagggagagagggagggagagagggagggagggaggggtggctCTTTTCATGCCCAGGTGTCTTTTAGAGAATGAGGGAAGCCGATTTCTTTGCAGAAGCCTCCTTAATGATGATTTGGGTTCCCGGTGTTGGCTGGGGCGGTTGACAGGGGAGATGTGGCGGTTGAATAGGACTGATGTGGATGCAGTGAATTAAGGTACTGACGAGGGCCCACTGTAGACAAGCTTTTATGCCCCCTTTTCCCAAGCCCCTGCACCCCCAATCCCCGCCAAGGGGCCCAACCCCCCTTCCTCTACCCTGACTCCTGCCCCCGAGGGCCAAGGAGGGGCAGCATAATTGCCCCCCTCTGGGTTCCTTTAATACCTCTCTTTGTGTTTTAATTGCACCCCCCTCCGACTCGCCTTTTGATGAACACATTGGGGCCATACCACAGACAGCTTTTAATCAGTCCCCCGAAAgtatgtttctctgtgtgtgtgtgtgtgtgtgtgcgccaacTCACTGAGGGGGTATCTTTTTTTGGTCTAACGAGCTGTTGTGACGCAACATGTTCAAGTGTGAGACTGGTAATGATtatttggtttggtttggtttggtttgggttTCTTATGAAGCTGTCAGCAACCAGATCTTTGAAACGGCTTAATGCGATCCAACAGCTCACTGATCCAACATGAAAGCAGTGTGTGAGACACAGCCGCAGATCATGATGGGGATTTAGGCATAAATGGCttcaatatttatatatttactgAATCAGCGGAGCTTAGGAAActgagagtgtggtgtgtgtgtgtgtgtgtgtgtgtgtgtgtgtgtgtgtgtttgcgtgatcCACTGATCTGGTTTGAGAAAGCCCAGCACAGCCTGCAGGGGGAGGAAGGTTGTGTTATTGGTTTGAGTAGTTTGGAGCCAGATCGTCTGTGACATAACCAGGGGGTCCCCCCATCAACAAACAACATTACTGACTAACAAGAGACagaggccgagagagagaggctgtgtgtgtgtgtgtgtgtgtgagtgagtaagagagagcagcagcagcagaaaaactggcagtgtgtgtgtgaggggggtgttGTACTAACACACTTTGATCCTTTAGTCACACATATGGGgcttgtctctcacacacacacttgctggaACAGCTAAATGTCACCATTCTCTTTTACTGCCCTGCTGCGGAGAAGCCTCAGTCAGCTCCCTTCAAAGAAACACCCTCCTTGGCTGAACTactttggggtgtgtgtgtgtgtgtgtgtgtgtgtgttgtcactgGCCTACAGCCTTACTCCAAGAGGCCAGCGTTGTGTAAACAGTTAGACATACGAGGAAGTCCGTCTATACCGTGTATTTCTAAAAAGATGACCCTTGATGAAAAAAAGATTAACCCTTAACATTATAAGAAAAGATTTTAACATCAGTTTCTAATAAGAGCTACAAAGCAAAACATCTATCAGTAGCAGGCAATACTTCAGCTATTTAATTTGGGTTAAAATATCTCACTCATACTAAAAACCTCTGTAACTGaacctgccctgtgtgtgtgtgtgtgtgtgtgtgtgtgtgtgtgtgtgtgtgtgtgtttggggtgtttaGAGGAGGGGGAGCAGTGGCAGTTTAGTAGTCAGCACCAAGGGGACCTGGTGATAGATTGCTCGTGCTGGGGGTCGACCCCAGAAACAGCcagtctggctctctctctcttacacacacacacacacacacacacacacacacacacacacacacacacacacacacacacacacacacacacacacacagtccgtcAGAATGGGGTGGGATGGTGGCAGAGGTGAAACCcataatcactcacacacatacacacacacacacacaccaaggcagCACTAAGAATGTAGGAGCAGCAGACGTAGTCGTAGACGCCTGGAGTGGGCAGGTCTGGGAACATGAAAGAGGAGAGTATcacagagtggaggagagagagagagagagagagagagagagagagaaagagagatcgcAGGGAGGAAACAGAGACAGCCCGACTGTCTCCATttgctccctgtgtgtgtgtgtgcgtgtgtgtgtgtgtgtgtgtgtgtgagagagagagtaatgagAAGGGAGTGTGGCTTACGAGAGAACGATgtagggtctgtgtgtgtgtgtgtgtgtgtgtttgtgtttatctaCACAGAAAAAGGGAGTGCATTAAGATGCAGACTGGCTCAGCCCAGATTTAtcgcagtgtgtgtttgtgtgtttgtgtgtgtgtgtgtgtgtgtgtgtgtttcaggctaTCCTAGGACAAATATGTGGTGATGTATTCAGCTGTTTGTCTGGGCttgccaaggtgtgtgtgtgtgtgtgtgtgtttccgtgttACTCCCGATATCAATTCTCATTGTCTTTACTTATTCCTTATtacagcaaaaacaaacaaatggatctctgtctctctgcacgTACAATTAAGTATtatgtattctgtgtgtgtgtgtgtgtgcagaagaggATGTCAATACTCATCTCCCAGTGCAATGTCCTGACAGACTGCTAATGCTCTCAAGCAAACACTCTTCTACTCTCTAGACATGCAAGatcaatacacacaacacacacacacacaacacacacaacacacacaacacacacacacacagtcgttcATATTCATTCGCACGTGTCACCCCATCCTCCTTATCGCCTCTTTTTCTCATTATCTTGTGTGTAAAAGTGGTACTTTGTGTTAATCCATCCATCTGTTGCCTTCTGCTCTCCCCTTtatcattcacacattcactccctcgctccctctctccctctccctctcccttgctccctctccctctccctcactcactctctccctctccctctcccttgctccctctctcccactctctcgaccgctctctccctctcgctcgcTCTGATTTCCCTGTAGAGTCCAGGTACACTGGTATAATCAATCAATAGGTCATTTAAAATGTGATTACTCTGCGATTGCCTTGCAGCCAGCCATGGTTCGATGAGCCGGGGCGAGAAAATCACACCTCATCTGCAAAACGTTGCAACTTGATTAAtcgtgctttctctctctctctccctctctctctctctatctctctctctctctctctctctctctctctctctccctctctcctctctccctctctctctccctctctccctctctctctctctctctctctctcccaggttTAAATGGAACAACTATGTGATGAAGGTGAAACTCAACGACTACCTGGACATCGTGTGCCCGCACTACCCGCTGGGCGAGGTGGCGTCCCAGGATGCCGAGCGCTACGTGCTGTACATGGTGGAGCGCGAGGACTACGAGGCGTGCCGGCCGCAGTCCTACGACCAGATGCGCTGGGAGTGCGGCCACCCCTTCGCCCCACACGCCCCGGAGAAGTTCTCCGAGAAGTTCCAGCGCTTCACCCCCTTCACACTGGGCAAGGAGTTCCGGCAGGGAGAGAGCTACTACTATATCTGTaagtgtacatacatacatacatacatacatacatacatacatacatacatctctCATGAATACATATACAACTTTCATGAACACATATAGTCAGTTGAATAAAACTATAGAGGATTTAGAATATGTATAGAGGATAGAGGATATGTATAGATactatacatacatatgtatgtgtatagtatacgtgtatacagtacatactatACAGCACTGTCAAGTCCCTCAAGTACCGAGGACttaaaatgttgtgtgtgtaaaaagggcTCTTTTTAAGGCGTATCTCTGCCTTTTCCCCACAACTGCGAGGCAGAGGAAGTGTGATTGACTTAGGACAGTAAAACACCCTCCTCTCGTCTCTGaggagttgttttttttttttttcaaaatgaatATAGCTGATCCGTCATAGAGCGGGCGAGAAAATCCAAGCGGCTTCCCGGCATAATATGAGCGAGCGCTCcggccccccaccaccccccccaccctcaaAAGTATGCCATGCCCACTGCGTCCGCCCCTTCTGGCCCGCTTTTAGATTTATGGGTGCTTGCAAGGGTAGACTACGGCAGCCCGAGTGAGTCACACAGAGCCGAGCGGAGTGGGCGGAAGAGGTGGGTGGTGGCCTACAGACGCCTGGCACCTCATTCCTCAAAGCTCCACTCCTGCCAGAGTTGCTCAGTATGCTggactggtctggtctggtcaaGCATAGGCCGAGAGTAGGTGttgtggttatggttatgggattggGCAGACGCCTTTGTGTAAGGGTACTTGTGGTGTGTAAGGGTACTTGTATCAAGGGCAGAATTAGAGTAGGAAGGGCAGTGGGCATTAGAGTGAGTGCTGGTGGGCATTAGAGTGTTTGAAAGATCTCACATAgtgccccccaccctcccccacccccactggaAAAACAACCAGCCCCCCATCGTGCAGCTGTGAAGGCTGGATTAGCGGTTAAACCCATCAGGCCGTGTCTGTAATTAACactctatttctccctctctctccctctctctctctctctctctctgtagccaAACCACTCCATCACCATGGCGAAGAGTGCTTGCGTCTCCGCGTGGACGTTGTGGCGTCTGATGGTGAGTCTGCAATCGCCCTGCCGCGCCACACCACATTGCACGACACCACCCCCAGAAATCAAACCTgggaaaacacttttttttaacgTGTCTCATCTAATGGCGTTGGTGCTCTTTAATCAAGCACCAttacagcatgtgaaaaaaaaaaaaaacatgaaagtcTAACCGCTCCTGTCATCTGTCTCTCAGGTTCTCAGGAAACTCAAGTGGGAacaggtggtggtgctgctgctggcggaGGGGC from Alosa alosa isolate M-15738 ecotype Scorff River chromosome 20, AALO_Geno_1.1, whole genome shotgun sequence includes the following:
- the efna1a gene encoding ephrin-A1a, giving the protein MDLLWLLCVGMSLCAWVSNAERHSVFWNSTNSKFKWNNYVMKVKLNDYLDIVCPHYPLGEVASQDAERYVLYMVEREDYEACRPQSYDQMRWECGHPFAPHAPEKFSEKFQRFTPFTLGKEFRQGESYYYISKPLHHHGEECLRLRVDVVASDGSQETQVGTGGGAAAGGGAHNPSNRLPADDPVVNLPDVQKIVKTNSAVTSSSISLSTLLLTVLLLLVLQ